A window of the Mesotoga prima MesG1.Ag.4.2 genome harbors these coding sequences:
- a CDS encoding sugar ABC transporter ATP-binding protein, with the protein MPEEKTVIELEGINKTFPAVRALDNVSLSVKSGEVRGLVGENGAGKSTLIKIITGAYTKDSGTMIFEGNEITRNSPLISKGLGIYAVYQDVMVTPDLSVAENFFLGQQPKIGPFINWKKMYKESMEFLENIGLDINVRKSIKELSIAESEMITISKALWQKPRLVIFDEPTAVLTRNETKILFQIIDELKNQGTAVIYISHNLEEVFDICDTVTVLKDGATVGTYTTEELENVEKLIPLMVGRSIEEMYLKKDTEPGRELLRVENLSGERFENISFHVRAGEVVGFFGLVGAGRTEIARALFGADLLKEGKIVVEGKDVSIKTPKDALMKGIGYLPEDRRKQGIFLQQDIDFNINIINFDKVMTGPIINYGKAHSQAREYIDKLSIKIGSIFQPVSELSGGNQQKVIIARWLCKNTDVLIFDEPTVGIDVGTKSEIYKLFGEILSSNKGIILISSYLPELMGMSDRIYVISNGRMAGEVHKKDFSEEFLLTLAMKNIVSREKVKEAV; encoded by the coding sequence ATGCCCGAGGAAAAGACCGTAATTGAACTAGAAGGTATAAACAAAACCTTCCCTGCCGTTAGAGCTCTTGACAATGTCTCCCTCTCCGTCAAGAGTGGTGAGGTAAGAGGCCTTGTGGGAGAGAACGGAGCTGGGAAATCTACACTTATAAAGATAATCACAGGTGCTTACACGAAGGACTCAGGGACAATGATCTTTGAGGGAAATGAAATTACCAGGAACTCACCATTGATATCCAAGGGGTTGGGAATCTACGCCGTTTATCAGGATGTAATGGTAACTCCCGATCTTTCAGTGGCAGAAAACTTCTTTCTGGGGCAGCAACCTAAGATTGGCCCATTCATAAACTGGAAGAAGATGTACAAAGAATCAATGGAGTTTCTGGAAAACATCGGTCTGGATATAAACGTTCGCAAGAGCATTAAAGAGTTGAGCATTGCTGAAAGTGAAATGATTACAATTTCCAAGGCACTCTGGCAGAAGCCCAGACTCGTCATCTTTGATGAACCGACTGCCGTGCTTACAAGAAACGAGACTAAAATCCTCTTTCAGATAATAGATGAGCTCAAAAATCAGGGAACGGCCGTAATCTATATCTCGCATAACCTTGAGGAGGTCTTTGACATCTGTGATACGGTTACCGTTTTGAAAGACGGGGCCACGGTGGGAACTTACACAACGGAAGAGCTTGAAAACGTTGAGAAGCTGATCCCCCTAATGGTTGGAAGATCGATCGAGGAGATGTATTTGAAGAAGGATACAGAACCCGGCAGAGAACTCCTAAGGGTTGAGAACCTTTCCGGAGAGAGATTCGAGAATATCAGTTTTCATGTCAGGGCAGGCGAAGTCGTGGGATTCTTTGGCCTGGTGGGCGCTGGAAGAACTGAGATTGCACGGGCGCTTTTCGGTGCCGATCTTCTCAAAGAAGGGAAAATAGTAGTTGAAGGCAAAGACGTTTCGATCAAGACACCGAAGGATGCGCTGATGAAGGGTATTGGCTATCTTCCGGAAGACAGGAGAAAACAAGGAATCTTCTTGCAGCAGGATATAGATTTCAATATAAACATAATTAACTTTGACAAGGTGATGACGGGTCCTATCATCAACTATGGGAAGGCTCATTCACAGGCCAGAGAATATATCGACAAGCTCTCAATAAAGATTGGCAGCATCTTCCAGCCGGTTTCCGAGCTGAGTGGTGGAAACCAGCAGAAGGTAATCATCGCGAGATGGCTCTGCAAAAACACAGATGTTCTAATCTTCGATGAACCGACCGTCGGAATCGACGTTGGGACGAAATCAGAGATATACAAACTCTTCGGTGAGATACTCTCCAGCAACAAGGGAATAATTTTAATCTCTTCATATCTTCCCGAGCTAATGGGAATGTCCGACCGCATCTACGTTATTTCTAACGGTAGAATGGCTGGCGAGGTTCATAAGAAAGATTTTTCCGAGGAGTTTTTGCTGACACTGGCAATGAAGAACATTGTCTCAAGAGAAAAGGTAAAGGAGGCGGTCTGA
- the deoC gene encoding deoxyribose-phosphate aldolase, which yields MNRDIPFNRRFDNTLLNPESKWEDIESFVDDTLEYNFRNVVVPWYAIPTYVIEKVEGTEVGINVGPGGFPLGMVPTELKMREIEYYMSLGEAVTDFDIVINVSAVKSRNWDLMKREFVTLSERVKKGNRVCKFIIETSRLTEEEIVKVCELIVDVPTIDFVKTGTGFGPRATSYRDVELINSIVSGKKQIKVSGGVRTLEQVERFMKLGATVFGSSSSVSIYKEYEKKYGG from the coding sequence ATGAATAGAGACATTCCTTTTAACAGGCGTTTCGATAATACTTTGCTGAATCCCGAATCAAAGTGGGAGGATATTGAGAGCTTCGTTGACGATACACTCGAGTACAATTTCAGAAATGTGGTTGTTCCGTGGTATGCGATCCCTACTTATGTTATTGAAAAAGTCGAGGGAACTGAGGTTGGAATTAACGTAGGCCCAGGAGGCTTTCCGCTCGGCATGGTTCCCACAGAGTTGAAAATGAGAGAAATAGAATACTACATGTCTCTCGGAGAGGCGGTTACTGATTTCGACATTGTGATAAACGTATCCGCAGTCAAATCAAGAAACTGGGATCTGATGAAACGGGAGTTCGTAACTCTTTCCGAGCGAGTGAAGAAAGGAAACAGAGTCTGTAAATTCATAATCGAGACCAGCAGGTTGACTGAAGAGGAAATAGTCAAGGTATGTGAACTGATAGTCGACGTTCCAACGATCGACTTCGTTAAGACCGGGACGGGTTTCGGTCCCAGAGCAACCTCCTATCGCGATGTTGAACTCATTAACTCCATCGTTTCCGGGAAGAAACAGATCAAAGTTTCCGGCGGCGTCAGAACTCTCGAACAGGTCGAGAGATTCATGAAACTGGGAGCCACAGTCTTCGGTTCGAGTTCCAGCGTCTCCATATACAAAGAGTATGAAAAGAAATACGGTGGCTAA
- a CDS encoding ABC transporter substrate-binding protein: MRKVLMLLVMASLLFGATLGFAVYEIAFIVKATDSDFWQYTIVGAENAEHDLQGLVNVTVYGPPSESDIDKQVAILEDVVNKKPDAIVISSTSSEAPSLILDEAYKQGIKIILIDNFVYDTGYNSFLATNNKVGGALAADKLVEYLKAAGKDLKGKIGLVSAMAGVQVLTDRDDGFKTRLAEIAPDLEVLPTIYVDNDISRAANATEDLLIAYDDLVGMFADNNHTGDGVARVIELQGLQDEVIAVAYDSDPQEIDALRNGSLKALIVQDPHGMGYKGVMFAFMAINGEPLPEYFDTGVYVVEKDILDDSMWVLDPFSRKKY, encoded by the coding sequence ATGCGAAAAGTACTTATGTTACTTGTCATGGCTTCACTTCTTTTCGGAGCCACACTGGGATTTGCAGTTTACGAAATTGCCTTCATAGTCAAGGCAACGGATTCTGACTTCTGGCAGTACACGATAGTCGGCGCCGAGAACGCCGAACACGATCTACAGGGCCTTGTTAATGTCACGGTCTACGGACCTCCGTCCGAATCAGACATCGACAAGCAGGTCGCTATTCTTGAGGACGTTGTCAACAAGAAGCCAGACGCAATCGTTATTTCTTCGACAAGCTCGGAAGCTCCTTCTCTGATTCTAGACGAAGCTTACAAGCAGGGTATCAAGATCATTCTCATTGACAACTTTGTCTATGACACCGGATACAATTCATTCCTCGCCACCAACAACAAAGTCGGAGGCGCTCTTGCAGCCGACAAGCTTGTTGAATATCTCAAGGCAGCAGGTAAGGACCTCAAGGGTAAGATCGGTCTAGTAAGCGCAATGGCTGGTGTTCAGGTTCTTACAGATAGAGACGATGGATTCAAGACAAGACTCGCCGAGATAGCTCCTGATCTAGAAGTCCTCCCCACGATCTATGTTGACAACGACATTTCTAGAGCGGCCAACGCTACGGAAGACCTCTTAATCGCTTACGACGATCTAGTTGGAATGTTTGCGGACAACAACCACACAGGTGACGGAGTTGCCAGAGTTATCGAGCTTCAAGGTCTTCAGGATGAAGTCATCGCGGTTGCATACGACTCGGACCCGCAGGAAATTGATGCTCTCAGAAACGGCTCCTTGAAGGCTCTTATCGTTCAGGATCCTCACGGTATGGGTTACAAGGGTGTCATGTTTGCCTTCATGGCAATCAATGGCGAACCGCTTCCCGAGTATTTCGATACTGGAGTCTACGTAGTCGAGAAGGATATACTTGATGATTCTATGTGGGTTCTCGACCCATTCTCAAGGAAGAAGTACTGA
- a CDS encoding ABC transporter permease, which produces MAGRRERKTFTERNLLIILVVMWVFLAIATGGNFSSWANITNLIRQSSINGVVAIGMTLIIITGGIDLSVGSIVGLSGMVFAIFTSTRGEFQFPTIVGILLALGISALIGLVNAVAVHDGKVPAFIATLGMMTLVRGVVMYISSGRMVTAVPLEYRRFAVLEFLGIPALAWTWIILAGFMMLVLKYTKFGRNLYAIGSNEEAARLSGINIRLNMYSFYIVAALFSAIAGLMLGTRMAAGVPTGGDGYELDAIASVVIGGASLSGGVGTVLGTALGALIIQTIRNGGNLLGVDPFIMQIVIGAIIILAVFFDQFIKSRKKGEGLKKLFKRA; this is translated from the coding sequence ATGGCTGGAAGGAGAGAAAGGAAGACATTTACTGAAAGAAACCTTTTGATCATTCTGGTTGTGATGTGGGTCTTTCTGGCCATCGCAACAGGAGGCAACTTTTCCTCATGGGCTAACATAACCAATCTCATCAGGCAGTCATCCATAAATGGTGTGGTTGCCATCGGTATGACCCTTATAATCATAACTGGCGGAATAGATCTTTCGGTTGGTTCTATAGTTGGACTCAGCGGAATGGTATTTGCGATATTCACTTCTACTAGGGGAGAATTTCAGTTTCCCACAATTGTAGGTATATTGCTGGCACTGGGAATCAGTGCGCTAATAGGTTTGGTCAACGCAGTTGCCGTACATGATGGAAAGGTACCGGCCTTCATTGCAACCCTAGGTATGATGACGCTCGTAAGAGGTGTAGTAATGTATATATCCAGCGGAAGAATGGTAACTGCCGTTCCTCTGGAGTACAGGAGATTCGCAGTTTTAGAGTTTCTCGGAATACCGGCGCTCGCTTGGACGTGGATAATTCTCGCCGGCTTCATGATGCTCGTGCTCAAATACACAAAATTCGGAAGGAATCTATACGCCATAGGAAGCAATGAGGAAGCTGCAAGGCTGTCAGGTATAAATATCCGGCTGAACATGTATTCCTTCTACATTGTGGCCGCATTGTTCAGTGCTATAGCCGGTTTGATGCTGGGAACGAGAATGGCCGCAGGGGTCCCGACAGGGGGAGACGGTTACGAACTCGACGCCATAGCCTCGGTTGTCATCGGAGGAGCAAGTCTGAGCGGAGGGGTAGGAACCGTTCTTGGGACGGCCCTTGGCGCTCTTATAATCCAGACCATAAGAAATGGCGGTAATCTTCTTGGTGTAGATCCATTTATAATGCAGATCGTTATCGGAGCAATAATAATCCTTGCGGTCTTCTTCGATCAGTTCATAAAGAGCAGGAAGAAGGGCGAAGGTCTTAAGAAACTCTTCAAAAGGGCGTGA